From the genome of Vicia villosa cultivar HV-30 ecotype Madison, WI linkage group LG2, Vvil1.0, whole genome shotgun sequence, one region includes:
- the LOC131652340 gene encoding DNA repair endonuclease UVH1, translating to MVLQFHEHIITELLEDTNGGLVILSSGLSLSKLISSLLLLHSTSQGTLLILSPSSATLKSKINFHLKTLNPQFYQIPVEITADLPVNHRHSLYSSGSVCFITPRILIVDLLTNKLPTSIISGLIILNAHSVTETSTEAFIVRIFRSLNRTAFVRVFSDRPQAMVSGFAKAERTLKCLHIRKMHLWPRFQVYVSQELEQDPPDVVDIRVPMSKYMMGIQKAIVEVMGACLKEMRKTNKVDVEDLTVENGLFKSFDEIVRRQLDPIWHTLGKQTKQLVSDLKTLRKLLDYLVRYDAVTYLKYLDTLRVSESFRSVWIFAEASYKIFDYAKKRVYHLVRSDGMKLDESSKVVKSKKKKVKGDNKDTEEADVTSSTSSNGIVLEEVLEEAPKWKVLRDILEEVEEERQKQGMLREEVLAEGEDTSNGIVLVACKDERSCLQLEECITNSPKKIMQDEWKKYLLNKVQLRDVVHKNKKKKSKEPKGFGILNGVTPVSPAQNTETSGVNKQEHDALMAAASKLRNLAENNHVEDTPQSNLGGHVRGKGKRKLGNKNGPIIIDDSGVQSNNKEDVTSGKMGMSDKKNEAHMDETSPVSAGRFCETKHGGISVDDMALRRHTCPNAMAKDRKPLPPVHFYAIESDQPILDILKPSIIVVYHPDMTFVREIEVYKAENPSKKLKVYFIFYEDSTEVQKFEASIRRENGAFESLIRQKSMMMIPVDQSGHGLGLNFTPDSDLNTAKNSITRKAGGRKEVDKEMQVIVDMREFMSSLPNILHQKGMRIIPVTLEVGDYILSPLICVERKSIQDLFQSFTSGRLYNQVETMVRYYRIPVLLIEFSQDKSFSFQSASDIGDDVTPNSIISKLSLLALHFPRLRIIWSRSLHATSEIFASLKANQDEPDETKAMRVGVPSEDGIVENDVRAENYNTSAVEFLRRLPGVSDSNYRAIMDGCKSLEELALLPVEKLAEIMGGHKAARTLRDFLDAKYPTLL from the exons ATGGTTCTCCAATTCCACGAACACATAATCACAGAGCTTCTCGAAGACACCAATGGCGGTCTCGTCATTCTCTCTTCCGGCCTCTCTCTATCAAAACTCATTTCATCTCTTCTCCTTCTCCACTCCACTTCTCAGGGCACACTCCTCATCCTATCCCCTTCCTCCGCCACTCTCAAATCCAAAATCAATTTCCATCTCAAAACCCTAAACCCCCAATTCTACCAAATCCCCGTCGAAATCACCGCCGACCTCCCCGTTAACCACCGCCACTCCCTCTACTCCTCCGGCTCCGTCTGTTTCATTACCCCTAGAATCCTCATCGTTGATCTTCTCACTAACAAACTACCTACGTCCATTATCTCCGGACTCATCATCCTCAATGCTCATTCTGTTACGGAGACTTCAACTGAAGCTTTTATTGTTAGGATTTTCCGTTCTCTCAACCGTACTGCGTTTGTTCGTGTTTTCTCCGATAGGCCACAAGCGATGGTTTCGGGTTTTGCGAAGGCGGAGAGGACCTTGAAGTGTTTGCATATTCGGAAGATGCATCTTTGGCCGAGGTTTCAGGTTTATGTTTCGCAGGAGCTTGAGCAGGACCCGCCGGATGTTGTGGATATTAGGGTTCCGATGAGTAAGTACATGATGGGGATTCAGAAGGCGATTGTTGAAGTCATGGGCGCGTGCTTGAAGGAGATGAGGAAGACAAATAAGGTTGATGTGGAGGATTTGACTGTGGAGAATGGGTTGTTTAAGTCGTTTGATGAGATTGTGAGGAGACAGTTGGATCCTATTTGGCATACTTTGGGGAAGCAGACTAAGCAGCTCGTCTCTGATCTCAAGACCTTGAGGAAGTTGTTGGATTATCTAGTCAG GTATGATGCGGTGACTTACTTGAAATATTTGGATACACTTAGAGTGTCGGAGAGTTTTAGATCTGTTTGGATATTTGCAGAGGCGAGCTATAAGATATTTGACTATGCAAAGAAACGTGTTTATCATCTTGTGAGGTCAGATGGTATGAAATTGGATGAGTCTAGTAAAGTTGtcaaaagcaaaaagaaaaaagtCAAGGGGGATAACAAAGACACTGAAGAAG CTGATGTCACTTCCTCAACCAGTTCAAATGGCATAGTTTTGGAGGAAGTCTTGGAAGAAGCACCAAAGTGGAAGGTCTTACGT GATATTCTTGAAGAGGTAGAGGAGGAAAGGCAAAAGCAAGGCATGTTGAGGGAGGAAGTGTTGGCTGAAGGTGAAGACACTAGCAATGGTATTGTATTGGTGGCATGTAAAGATGAAAGGTCGTGCTTGCAACTTGAAGAATGCATCACCAACAGTCCGAAAAAG ATCATGCAAGACGAATGGAAAAAGTACTTACTAAACAAAGTGCAGCTGCGGGATGTAGTGCATAAGAATAAGAAAAAGAAGTCAAAGGAGCCTAAGGGTTTTGGGATTCTTAATGGAGTCACTCCCGTATCCCCTGCACAGAATACAGAAACCAGCGGCGTTAATAAGCAGGAGCATGATGCACTTATGGCAGCAGCTTCAAAACTGCGAAATCTTGCTGAAAATAATCACGTTGAAGATACTCCTCAGTCTAATCTGGGGGGGCATGTTCGTGGAAAAGGCAAGAGAAAGTTGGGAAATAAAAATGGCCCAATCATTATTGATGACTCTGGTGTTCAGAGTAACAACAAGGAGGACGTGACAAGTGGTAAAATGGGGATGtctgataaaaaaaatgaagCCCATATGGATGAAACTAGTCCTGTCAGTGCGGGTAGATTCTGTGAAACCAAACACGGGGGGATATCTGTAGACGACATGGCTCTTCGGAGGCATACCTGTCCTAATGCCATGGCAAAAGATAGGAAGCCACTACCACCAGTACATTTTTATGCCATAGAAAGTGACCAGCCTATACTGGACATATTAAAGCCCTCTATAATAGTCGTTTACCATCCAGACATGACCTTTGTAAGAGAAATTGAAGTCTACAAAGCTGAGAATCCCTCCAAAAAGTTAAaggtatattttattttctatgaaGATTCAACTGAGGTTCAGAAGTTTGAGGCAAGTATACGTAGAGAGAATGGAGCATTTGAATCTTTGATCAGGCAAAAGTCTATGATGATGATTCCAGTTGATCAG AGTGGGCATGGTTTAGGATTGAATTTTACCCCAGATTCAGATTTAAATACTGCCAAAAACTCAATAACTAGAAAAGCAGGCGGGAGAAAGGAGGTTGATAAAGAAATGCAG GTCATTGTGGACATGCGGGAATTCATGAGCAGCCTTCCAAATATTCTTCATCAAAAGGGAATGCGCATAATTCCGGTGACCCTTGAAGTTGGTGACTATATCCTGTCACCTTTAATTTGTGTGGAAagaaaaagtattcaagatctcTTCCAGAGTTTCACATCGGGTCGTCTATACAATCAGGTGGAAACAATGGTGCGATATTATAGGATACCTGTACTCTTGATTGAGTTTTCACAGGATAAGAGCTTCTCATTTCAG TCTGCCAGTGATATTGGTGATGATGTGACACCCAATAGCATTATATCAAAGTTGTCATTGCTTGCTCTACATTTTCCCCGGCTACGAATAATCTGGTCTCGAAGTTTGCATGCTACTTCTGAAATATTTGCTTCACTGAAAGCAAATCAAGATGAACCAGATGAAACAAAAGCAATGAGAGTGGGTGTCCCCTCAGAAGATGGAATTGTGGAAAATGACGTGAG GGCTGAAAATTACAACACATCGGCTGTGGAGTTTCTAAGACGACTTCCAGGTGTTTCAGATTCTAATTATAGGGCCATAATGGATGGGTGTAAAAGTTTGGAAGAACTTGCACTTCTTCCAGTAGAAAAGCTGGCTGAAATAATGGGTGGTCATAAGGCTGCTCGTACCCTTAGAGACTTTCTAGATGCTAAATATCCCACTTTGTTGTGA
- the LOC131650242 gene encoding uncharacterized protein LOC131650242 — protein MAEIRAQIGTTMGQFLEAIQTVTHGEGELRQLVQRPDVTVDPSGVHQKVVNPTQEVPLNQNVRNTMQVPVNEAPHHENLSASSYDTFKFPMDEDEGKLCLLDKRLKAIEDRDCLGLDAASLCLVPDIKIPPKFKAPNFEKYKDSLSGASLEWYTQLERTNIRTWKDLAKAFFKHYKHNSDMVPTRIQIQGLTQKVDESFREYAQRWRELAARVQPPLLERELIDMFMDTLQDPYLNRMVGCVTSEFSTLVVTGERIEHGLMTGRIQNTATNFEFPEQDGEETSTISEVEEKDHAYSPVQIPCYQMTEITPDQDAPQICAATISQPPVQFVQQEPVLYNQSVKYAPQQQQRYRQNRRPQGGQNQRRPRKVYEPIPMPHSQLLSHLLRNSLVELKQLGPPPFLYPEGYDPNAYCEFHSGAPGHSIEGCNVFKGTVQNLSDSKAICFTPNGLRIN, from the exons ATGGCAGAGATTAGGGCTCAGATAGGGACTACTATGGGTCaatttttggaagctatccaAACTGTTACCCATGGAGAAGGAGAGTTAAGGCAGCTTGTTCAGAGGCCGGATGTCACTGTTGATCCAAGTGGCGTTCATCAAAAAGTCGTAAATCCTACCCAAGAGGTCCCTTTGAATCAGAACGTTAGAAACACTATGCAAGTTCCCGTCAACGAGGCTCCGCACCATGAAAATCTTTCTGCTTCGTCATATGATACCTTTAAGTTTCCAATGGATGAAGATGAGGGTAAGCTCTGTCTTTTGGATAAGAGATTGAAAGCTATCGAGGATCGTGATTGCCTTGGTTTAGATGCTGCTAGTTTATGTctggtgcctgatatcaagattcctcctAAGTTCAAAGCCcccaactttgagaagtacaagg ATAGTCTTAGTGGGGCATCACTTGAATGGTATACCCAGCTTGAAAGGACCAACATCCGCACTTGGAAAGATCTAGCCAAAGCCTTTTTCAAGCATTACAAACATAACAGTGATATGGTTCCTACCAGAATTCAAATTCAgggtttgactcagaaggttgacGAATCCTTTAGAgaatatgcacaaagatggagggaGCTAGCTGCCAGGgttcaacctcctcttttggaacgtGAACTTATAGACATGTTCATGGACACTTTACAAGACCCCTATCTGAATCGGATGGTTGGATGTGTCACTTCTGAATTCTCAACTTTGGTTGTCACCGGAGAAAGAATTGAGCACGGTCTTATGACTGGTAGGATTCAAAACACTGCTACTAATTTTGAATTCCCAGAACAAGATGGTGAAGAAACAAGTACAATTTCCGAAGTTGAAGAGAAAGATCATGCTTATTCTCCAGTTCAGATCCCTTGCTATCAAATGACAGAAATTACTCCTGATCAGGATGCTCCACAAATCTGCGCTGCAACTATTAGCCAGCCACCAGTTCAATTTGTGCAACAAGAGCCTGTTCTGTATAATCAATCAGTTAAGTATGCTCCGCAACAACAGCAGAGATATCGACAAAATCGCCGACCGCAGGGTGGGCAGAATCAAAGAAGGCCAAGAAAGGTATATGAACCGATTCCAATGCCGCATAGTCAGTTGCTCTCTCATTTACTCCGAAATTCTTTAGTGGAATTAAAACAGCTTGGGCCTCCTCCTTTTCTTTATCCTGAAGGATATGATCCCAACGCCTACTGTGAGTTCCATTCAGGGGCACCTGGCCATTCGATTGAAGGTTGCAACGTATTCAAAGGCACAGTTCAAAACCTCAGTGATTCCAAGGCAATCTGCTTCACGCCAAATGGTTTGCGCATAAATTGA